The following DNA comes from Eubalaena glacialis isolate mEubGla1 chromosome 1, mEubGla1.1.hap2.+ XY, whole genome shotgun sequence.
GTGGAGCTGGCAGGTCACTGTCTCAGTGTGTCTGTCTTTCAGGCTAACAGGACACAATCCCTCAACTACGGCTGCATTGTAGAGAATCCACAGACGCATGAGGTGAGAGCAGAGAGGGGGCTGGCTGGGCGCTTGCTCTGTGTAGCATCATTCCCACTCCGCCTCTAGAGAATGCTGGAATGCTTTGGGATGGGCCCCAGTCTTGTCAAGCAGGTGGGGCATACCCTAAGTTGTTCATCCTATATCCTTTCTAGAGAGATCGTCGAGAGTGAAGGGGTAACAGTAGATGAATGATCAGGGTGCTATGAGAGCACAAAAGGAGGCCCAACCCAGCCTtgtctgggtgggggaggggagggctcccTGGAGAAGGCAAGGTCTGAGCTGAGTTTTAGATTTGTTTAGATGACGGAGACAGGAAGGCGTTGCATGTAGAGGgaccagcatgtgcaaaggccaggAGGCAGGAAACAGCATGCATCCAGAATTATGGAGGGAGGAGCATAATCATCAAGGCAGAGGGTCTCTGTCCTTGTTTGTGAAGCTCCCTGCCCCTGAGCCTGACTGACTTCCATGCACCCCTTTTATTTGTTCAAACTTTagtattaaaaatacatgtacacacacacacacacacatgaggtttttttttgaagttttgtgcTAGGCACTAGCTAGGTGTGAGGGAAACACAGCCGAACGACAATCCCTGCTTCTCAGGAACCCTTGGACTAGTGGGAGAGACAGTCAAAAACCAACCATCGCAAATGATACAAGTGCTACCGGTGAGGTGTGGCCAGAGGCCAGGGGTGCCCAGACCTGAGAAGCCAACTCTGGGGCAGAGTGGACTCATAGAGGAAGTGACAATGCCAGCTGGGTTTTGAAAGCCGAGTTTTCCAGATGAAGAGATGGGAAGGGACATTCCCAGCGCAGGCGTGCGGCAGCATGGAGTTGTGTTCTGGAAgctctgggaggtggggaggagacagGCCTGTAGTTCAGACTTATCTTGAAGGTGAAGGCCAGCGGCAAGATGCAGTCTGCATTTTAGGAAGACCACTCTGGCAGCAGGGAGGACCTGGAGGTCAGAGGGTCTTAGGGGGTGATGGCAGTGGCCTCTCCTCCACTGATCCCAGcccactgtgtcctcaggtccTGCACTATGTGGAGAAACCCAGCACTTTTGTCAGTGACATCATCAACTGTGGCATCTATCTCTTTTCCCCGGAAGCCCTGAAGCCCCTTCGGGATGTCTTCCAGCGTAATCAGCAGGATGGGCAACTGTGAGGCAGGCCCCATGGCCCTGAGACCCCAAGTGCCCCCGGTCACAgaccagcccccccccccccagtctcTGCAGGCTCCACCTCCACCCGCTcaccttccttccccttctcatCTCTACTTGTCCTCTCCAGCTGGGCCTCCCAGTCCCTCCCTTCCTAACCTCATTCTGTCCCTCTTCCTTATCCATCCCAGTTCCTCTTCTGTCACCGCCTGCCCACTCCCCTTCTGGTCCATTTCTCTCAAGCCCTGAGTGTCCCAGAGATGCCTTTTAGAACAGACGGCAACACACACAGTTGAGTGCACACAGgcttgagacacacacacacacacacacacacacacacacacacacacgtgtactcTCAGGCTGAGTGCCCCAGAGCCCTGCTCGCCACAAGCCAAAGTCCAGGGTCATCCTCCTAGGCCTGGAACCTGTTCCTTTCTGTGGATCCCTGCCTttgctccctcctcccccgcccaTCTCCCCATCTCATGCCTCATTCACTCATCACCATCTTCTCACTCCCatccatctctctgcttctctctccatctctcccggCCTCTCTGTCTGTTTCTGCTGAGCTGGCATCTCCAccatctctctgttctctctctttctgtgactgTCTCTGCCCCCACCAGCTGCCTTCCTCTGGGGTGAGTCTGTCTGTGTTTCATTCCATCCAGTGAGTGAGAGGGAGGGTGACCGGAGGCGGGGTTCAGAGgagtggatggggtgggggagaatgGGAAAAGGGGGAGGAGCCAGGTCTGGTCCAACTCCATCTGGATGTGGGGCAGGATGAGCAGCAGGTCTGTGCCTGGGGGCACAGACAgctcagggaggagaggaggtgatGTGTATGAGGGTGATGGGAGAGCTTCCTGGGTTGTGAGCATCCTTTTGGAGCAGATCTGACCAGACCTGGAGAGGTGGTGGGATTCACTCTCATTCCTATCCCCAAGAGACTGTTGGCCCCCAGTTGGGCTCAGCTGGGGAACTGATGTCAGCATCCCTTCCTCTGTGCCAGGGAGGACTCGTCAGGCTTGTGGCCTGGGGCAGGTACCATCCGCCTGGAGCAGGATGTGTTCTCCGCCCTGGCCGGGCAGGGCCAGATCTATGTGCACCTCACTGATGGTATCTGGAGTCAGATCAAGTCTGCAGGGTATGGGAGGGGCCTCTGATGGGGTGGTTGGGTCACCTGGAGGTTGAAACTTTGGGGTGGTGGGCACAGGCCCTGCTGGCCCCTGAGCCCCTGCACCACTTTCTGGCCCCCAGCTCAGCCCTCTATGCCTCCCGCCTCTATCTGAGCCAGTACCAGCTCACTCACCCAGAACGCCTGGCCAAGCACACCCCAGAGGGTCCACGGATTCGAGGTACCCATCCGGCCCCAATTCCTAACCTTtgccccccagcccagccccctctcccctctgagCTGTGACTCCTGACCTTAGATCCAGACATGAAGTCTCAATCCCTGCCCTCCCTGAACCAGATGTGGTTTGGGGTATTTGCCCCCAGGTTCTCTCTTCTGCTTCTAGGAAACGTTTACATCCACCCAACAGCTAAGGTGGCCCCATCTGCTGTGGTAAGTGGTGGCCCAGCCCAGGGGAAGCATGGGTGGGGCGGTACAGATACCTCCCGTGCTCGTGCTCGGAGTAGCGGTCTCTCCACTTTGTCACAGCCTGTCCTATGGCCTCAAGCCTTATCTGTTTTATGAGGGGATTGGATTTGGGGCCCTCCAAGGCTATGGTTGTGCTCTTCTCCACAGCTGGGCCCCAACGTCTCCATCGGGGAGGGGGTGACCATAGGCGAGGGTGTGCGGCTCCGAGAGAGCATTGTCCTCCACGGAGCCACACTGCAGGTAGGCACCCAGGCACACCCAGCAGCCGTGGCACCCCaagaggctgaggggaggggtgaGCCCCGTGGGCTCTGTACCTGGCCCCTTCTCACCCCCTCACCTCACATCGTCCTGTTTGGCAGGAACACACGTGTGTCCTGCACAGCATCGTGGGCTGGGGGAGCACCGTGGGGCGCTGGGCCCGCGTGGAGGGTACCCCCAGTGACCCCAATCCCAACGACCCCCGAGCCCACATGGACAGTGAGAGCCTGTTCAAGGATGGGAAGCTGCTCCCTGCCATCACCATCCTAGGTATGCTTCCCAGGGCCGTAGGCTGTGAGAAACCTCCACAGGTGATGGCTGTGCCCTGTGggagcatttgtgtgtgtgtgtgtgtgtgtgtgtgtgtgtgtgtttattccttTAGCAAACATTTACCCAGTGTCTGCTCTATGTGAGTCACAGGGGGTATGAGGCCAGGGCACAGATGGGCAGGGAGGGATCCCTCCCGGATGGCGGTGGCCCCCAGCTCTTTGCCCCTCGCCTCCCCCCACCACGGCCTCCCCCTGGTGCCCTTGTCCACACTGCAGGCTGCCGCGTCCGGATCCCTGCCGAGGTGCTCATACTGAACTCGATTGTTCTGCCACACAAGGAGCTGAGCCGCAGCTTCACCAACCAGATCATCCTCTGAGGGGGGCTGCCTGAAGTTCCCCCCAACTCTGATCCGCTCCCCTTGAGGCTCCTGCCTGCATGGCCAGCCTCTGTCCAGGAGGGACCGGAGGAAGCCAGCCAGGCTCTTCCTGCGCGCACGCGCACACGGGGAGCAACGTGGGTGGCCGAGGGACTGGTGGCCTCCCTCTCCACTCCCTAATAAACCCGGGTGAACCTTGGAGCCAGTAAGGACTCCGCTTGTGcctgggctgggggtgagagTGGAAGGGGGGTGGCTGACTCAGGCCCCCCCCACATTAGCATTTAAATTGGAGTCGTTGCTTCGGGCTCATGCATAATGAATCTGGAGCCCTGGTAAATCTCCCCCTCCCACTGCCTCAGCCCCTCCTGCTGCTCTGGAGGAAGGCCCTCAAGGCTCCCAGCCGGCTGGCCCCCGCCTAAACCCCTACCCCGACGCCGCCTCCCTGTTCCTCTTCACTGGGCCCGGCTCAGGCTCCAGAGTGGAAGGATTCcgaagggaaggggggagggtttCGGTTGGGCAGTGGGGTGCGGGCTGGGAGCCCTGGGCCCGAGGGCGGATCTCCCGGAGCCGCTCTCCTCGGTTGCTGCTGAGCCCCGGCCCGGCCTGCTTTCTGCTCTGCCAGCCCCATCTGCTCCCAGCCTGGCTTTTGGCGGGGTCGGGGTTTCTCTCCCGCCCGAGGCCTGGTGTCTGCCTCCTAGTTCCTGGCAGGCAGGGTGGGCCTGAGCTGGTGCCTTTCTCTCCAGAAGCACAGTGGGAGCTACTCCgttctgggaggggaggggccctggCCACCTCCCACCACCCTGGCTCTGCTCTTTGGGGGGGGTCTCAGTCTTCCTTCCACATTCCTGAAGCCCCAGAGATACCCAGCCATCTCTCGTGTTTGCCTATGACCCCCGTGTGCCCCTCCCGGTGCCCCCCTTTCCCCAGCTGTGGGTGCAGAGCTTAGTTGCCAGATGAGCGGGTAATGATGGTAATCTGCTAATTGAGAGGAATCTAATTACCCGAAGAgaacgggggggggggcagggcgtgggtgggagggaggagggggtccTGGCAGCAGGCAGGGGTGGCAGGCAGCAGGGTGCCGGGGCCTGGTTATCAGCACCAGGGTCTGGGACAGAGCCCAGGATTTCAGAGCTTCAGAGCTGGGCTGTTAGGAAGATGCACTTTCTCAGGAGCTGGGCAGAGGGCGGCCTGGGGATTGGGCTAGGTGTGACCACCTCGCCCCTGGAGGCCCTGCAGGCTGTGTCAGAGCGCATGTGCGTGTGAAACAGTCGGGGGTTTTAGCGGTCCTGACCTACAACCTGCCTGGACGCAGCCCTTTTCCTGGTTCCCGTTCCTGgtccctccagtctctgcctccagccCACACCTTCCGTCACCTCTGTATGGGGTCCGGAGGGGTCTGCAGATGCCTCCTCTGGGCTGGGGTCAaccccctgagggcagggctgggagaggggtgggccacagggccaggggctgggtcccttcctctcctcccccgaGTCCTGACCCTTCTGTTCCGAGTGGTTGGCAGAGGCCATGGCAGCTTCATCATAAATatgataatttaattattttctcagcAAAACACCGTGAAATCCAATAAGTCTGTGTCAGGCCCTGGCCCCCGGGACCCCCCCTCCTGGGCCCAGTGGGGGTGGGGATAGGCACTGGACAGGGACGGGGTCAGTGTTTAAAGTGAAGGGGGGTTAGTGAAGCTGAGGTCTCTGTggtgcgcccccccccccccccgccaagcaACGCGGAGGGCGTTACTGATGTACAGGTGCTCAGGTAGAGCGGGGTCTAAGGAGAGAAGTTCCGATGCCCCCCACTCCTCTCCAGCCTAGTCTGCCCTGGGAGGGCCTAACATCCCTCCACCTCTGAGGGCACAGCCCAGAGCCCAGGATGTGGGAGTACCCTGCCTCcggaggggagagggcagggagccCCCTTCACCACCTCTGGGACCTCATTGGTCCTGTAAGGGTAGGAGGGTGCTGGCCCTGTGAGAACAGAGGGAACTGGGGTGGGAAGTAGGGGATGAGGGGGGAGGGATGCGGGGGAGGGGTGCGCTCTTGCCATTAGTGCTTTTTTCAGTTTCCATAAAAAGATTATTCTGTAAAATCAGCGAGGGGGAGCGAGctgggggccggggaggggggcgggtcCCTGGCACTGAGCTGGATGGGGTGACGGAGGAGGAGAGCTGGGGACCGACCGGGACTGAGCGTGGAGAGAAATTTGGATGGGCTTCGGGAGCCAGCTAGGGGGAAGAGGCCGAGCCAAGAACACAGACTGGGGGGAGGCTggccaggatggggtggggggagtggcaGGGCCCTAATCTCCCTCCTGCCtgggcctccttcccacccccatccccatcccctccccctggcACTTAGCAGCCATCATGGGGGAGCAGAttgcagccccctccccctctccgggaagcaggcacagctggggccCTGCCACATCTGCCGCATCAGCACGGAGCACAGCTGGGTGTGCCCAGAGCCGCGCTCCCCAAAACAAAAAGTTGGGGCGGGGGCCAAGGAGAACCCAGGCCCCTGAGACAGACGCACTGACACTTCTGCCAACAGACACAGACTCGTCGAGGCAAAGCTACACTCACCACCACACACGCTCCCTCGTGTGCAGAGACAGGAGAACTGACAAACATGCAATTACTCTGCCCCGCCTGCCGCCCtcaccctttcctcctccttcccttccttccctccaggcTCCCCTCCACCACCTTGGCCACCTCTGAACCGCTCTCGCCCTCGTCTGGAGGGAGCAGGGGCTTCACCCTCCCCAGGCACACGCTTCTGGGAGGCTTGGAGAACAGGAGAGCAGGGGGTGGTAAGGGGCATCTGAGTCCGAAGCTTGAGCCTCGGGAAGCCAGTGCCCCCCTCCGTGCCCATGCCCCTCCCCACAAAGAAACCCCCTCTGAAGCACTGGTCCTTGCCACCCTGGACGTGACGGGGTCTCCATCCCAGGGCCGACTGGCTGGGCACCCTTGAGTGTGGTCAAGGTCCCCGTGACACTCTGTGTTCCACTGGCCGCCTCAAGGAGGTGATGTCCTGCACGTCCAAGTTCTAGCCAGAGCTCGGTGGCTCCCAGGGCCAGGCCCTGGTACTCCCGTCCCCAACAATCTGCAGTACCCTCCGCTCAGCAATGCACCCCTCTGCTTAGCTTTGCTACCCCAAAAGGCGCAGGGTATGGGGCCTCCGTTGGTGGTGGAAAAGTCCCCCCTACTCAGCAGGGGTGATCAGGAGTCCCTTCTCCCCGCCTCCACCATCCCGCTTCCCAGGCGATGACCACCTCTGGCCTCTGATTAAATCCTGCCCCtttgcagccctcgtttctcgcTCTCATCTCCTTGGCCCAGGTGTCTTGCCCTCaaccctctcctccctgcctccccccacccccgtgtcccACGCCTCGTCCCCGCCCCTGCCCCTCAGAGCTTTAATCCCTGCTGCTGCTGTGCCGCCTTAT
Coding sequences within:
- the GMPPA gene encoding mannose-1-phosphate guanyltransferase alpha, whose protein sequence is MLKAVILIGGPQKGTRFRPLSFEVPKPLFPVAGVPMIQHHIEACAQVPGMQEILLIGFYQPDEPLTRFLEAAQQEFNLPIRYLQEFVPLGTGGGLYHFRDQILAGGPEAFFVLNADVCSDFPLSTMLDVHRHQPHPFLLLGTTANRTQSLNYGCIVENPQTHEVLHYVEKPSTFVSDIINCGIYLFSPEALKPLRDVFQRNQQDGQLEDSSGLWPGAGTIRLEQDVFSALAGQGQIYVHLTDGIWSQIKSAGSALYASRLYLSQYQLTHPERLAKHTPEGPRIRGNVYIHPTAKVAPSAVLGPNVSIGEGVTIGEGVRLRESIVLHGATLQEHTCVLHSIVGWGSTVGRWARVEGTPSDPNPNDPRAHMDSESLFKDGKLLPAITILGCRVRIPAEVLILNSIVLPHKELSRSFTNQIIL